In Cicer arietinum cultivar CDC Frontier isolate Library 1 chromosome 7, Cicar.CDCFrontier_v2.0, whole genome shotgun sequence, the genomic window TCATTCAAATCAATCAAGATCATTAAGGATAATTcgttttaaagataaaaatgaaataaattattttcctaAATTCAGATCTTAAGTAAAAGAAATATCAAGGTAACTCAGAACAATGATCAAGCCCAAAAGATTAAAAGAAgcaaaacaacaacaagaacaatAACCAGATCAATCTCCAGATTGATGGTCTATGAACAAATACAACTAGGACATCAAGAATGAAAAGGACACTGCTGCTGCACCTTTTGCAGAAAATCTAGCTTGCGTGTGAAGCAGAAAAACTGACATCAAACAGTTGTTAAAGATCTCAGTCACAATATTCATTCAAACACAAACGAAGAACATTATGATTACAAAGGACACACATGTTTATTAAACTATCACTATGCACATTTTGATCAATAACGACTATATGATTTGTCTTCAACCTTCGTCACGTCTCTAAAAAGAACTTCAAGGTGAAGACAACAACTAGAGTTTTCAGTGCAATCACTTCAGTCTCTTACACTTGAATCAATTATCTTTTTACCGAATTATTTGTTGATAATCAATTTCAAACAAGCGTTAAGTAGATTTTAGGATCCATTTAACTATTTCTTAAAGATAGTTTGAGTGTTttgtaaaattcatttttgtgATTAAAAGATATCGTGTAAAAATCTTTTATGGACTGAAAGGTTTATGTAAAAATTCTTTCAAAGTTGAAAGGTGAATGAGGTAATTGATCAAGAgtgatcaaagaaaaattgtgtgaaagcaagaacgttcttgtgtgAAACACATTAGTGAGGATTGAACATAGTCCATCTTGGATGAATCATTATACGTCATTTTGTGATTCTCTTGTCCATATCTTGTATTATTTCTCACTCAGTATCACTAAtcacatataaataatttgtttcatttattttttattaaccaataacgttcttgaatttttataagtaatcaaggttgatcttgaattagtttaaattaaaaacatgaattaatattttttaaaaagaattacaaTTCAAAATCTTCTTTTTTATGACGTATATTACTACTTCAGTTAAGAGTTCATTTAAGAGAAGatgaattttagaaaataattagttataagataaatgtatatttgaaatttgacgtgtcTTTTGAATAAATGTAAAGaaagttataatatattatttaaaatttattatacaaattaattttatccacgacaaatattttttacttatgaataaaaatagaaattttttgtttgaaatttgagcCAGCAAAATGATAGTGATTGCCATATATGAGCCAGCAAAATTTAGTGCATAACAATTATTGCTTGATAGAATAgttattcctttatttttattttttatactttaaaaaatattcgaacaatttttgaaaatatttagtttATCACAATATTATTGATccaaaaatttattactttaatttatagtGATATTTTGATATGAGTTATTTAatcaactcgattttctaacCTTTGAATTATTCCTTTTTTCATTACTTAATTAGTTGACTTTGAAACTTACTTCTACGATTTATATGAAAtcactttctttttcttcatattttataataaactatatttttgaataacataatttaatattgGTATGCCGACGCGCACCAAcatattcttttataaaaaatacatcagCAAGTTATAACTAAACAAAGATCGGATATACTCAAAGATGTATGTtactaaataattattctaaaaaaaagtgCGCATACACTAACAACTCTTACATATATTATTGCTTATAATATATCTACTACTTTTTTAGAAAGAATATCCtaataagttataataaaaaattgttaaatagaTCCTAAAAATTGTATGATTACTAAAATTTTGAactatttaatattgatatatagatttaatttatatattatgataATACAGAAatactttatattattaattaattttaattgctaaattattaaaattatttaattttttatcataattatttttaaaatcatatacataaataattgaGAAATGTTTCACAATATATATCTTCTTCacaattaaacttttttatatattatgtaCTGCATATAATGATACCACCTTCACACTCGGTCAGTATATGGACCCAAGATGGCCAGGTCAGGtcactatttatttttttgaatgacTCAAGTCAATGTAACAaaccattttataaatattattaagttgattaATTTCAATCAATATTGAAATTTCCATGAAATCGCAATGGCAACTACCCAAGATTTAAAGGTAGTGAGCCATTCTTGACACAAGTCTAAGTCTTTTTTAAAAGGGAAAATAGACGAATCAAAAAAATGGTCTTCCACTCACTTTTTTTTATCTGACAAATGTACTTTTTTTGTCGATTTTCCAAGAACCTGCTTGCAAACtgacaaaattattttcaagtgATTGGAGTACTTTAACTAAACATGGTTAAATTAAAATTAggattataatatataattgtggTAATTAAGGGTATTTggtaagaaataaaaaaacaaatattttattttgagaataacaaattttaaattgttaacaaaaaaaaataaattataacatgAAGAAGAGGGTTAAGCTCTTAtacaaaggaaaagaaaagaaaaagaaaaagaaaaatatacataaaacgATAACAAATCTTATCTATATTCTCTAACTGTAATATTTTCCTACAAGCTCTGTTGTGGTATGTTCACGAAGACAAAATTAAAGATGAGAgaacaaattgattttttatttttttttaaatatagaacTGTAGGTTAGACGGATGACCGATTTATTATCACTtaagaagaaaacaaatttatcaaatttgaaGGATATGTTAGTTTGTTTAATTGGTTTCTATTTAAATAAGTCTTTTAATTAGTAGGAGCAACACCTAGTTAGACTTAGTATTATATGCTATTTTGCAGGAattaattttctcttattttcagGAATTTCTATTATAAGTTATATCTATATATCTAGCTGAGACGTGgaataaaacattaaaaaagttATTCTCACAAATTACATATAGTGTTTAAGCTTTACTTTTCACAGTATAAGTGTTGTAGGAGAAATTGAATCCATTTGAACTCATAAGTTAAGCTAAGCTAAAACACCTATTTTACTTTACCGTTTGATCTAGAGACACTTGGTCCCAAAAAACACTACATGTGATATATTTCTAACTGTGAGATAAGTAGTCCAATCAAAATGTATAGAACCAAAAATTTCTAACATAATAATTCAAAATGTTATCTATCTAAAGTTGTACAATAAAGATCACTTATCTACGAATAATCCATATAAAATTGATCTAAAATTCGCTAATATAATACAAGATCATTTATcaacaataattaaaagaaaattgagttgATAACTTTCTAacttatcaaaattatttttttaaatattaatattagattGGTTCAAATGCAACTGATTTTAATCTcttaacaaaaatattgaattcAAATTTTGCATACAAAAGATGTAATTAGCAAGAGATCCGCTAAAAATGCTCAATCAAATttttgaacataaataaatcACTAACAAAGACGAAAAATACCTCCTACAAATAACGGTTacttttgtatatataaatatcgcTCTAATATATTCTTTATAGACTATAgtcgtttatttatttttcatactcATCAAGTCCTTTATTTTGTGGAAGACTTggttttaatgttttaaataaataaaaaaagtagtatttctttgtatatatattttaaagcgtTCTTTTACcgaattttaaaatcaattataataattgCAACTTTTTTAAGAAGCTAATAAAAgcaactattaaaaaataatcagatatttatttttaaaatttaaaacttttttcattaaaaaaattaagcaaTCATGAATCAtctatgatttttaaaaataatatgattatttattcaaacaattgttttaaagaaaattattaaaataagttgAAACAAATTATTGTTTAAGTCAGCctgaaattataaatttataattagagaGTAATGTGTTTCACGCTCATGTGTGTTGGAAAAATAGGTTCTATACAAGTGTGAATCACAAAGAAAGCAAAATTTGTTCGATTGGGATGTTTGTTGAACCTAAAGTGGGTCCTAGAGCAATTGCTTTCAAATTCTCATCATGTAAATAAAATGACCCACTCACACTTCAAattctcatctcaaactcacaaAACCCAATATGGCTGTAGAATTATTGGCACTTCCTAGTTGGGTCACTTTGTTTACAACATTTTCAATCCTCCTCCTCTTCAGCCTCCGTCTCCGCCGCCGCAAATATAATCTACCACCAGGCCCAAAACCATGGCCCATAATAGGAAACTTCAATCTTATTGGACCTCTTCCACATCAATCCATTCATGGGCTCACCCAAAAATATGGACCCATGATGTATCTACGGTTTGGCTCCAAACCGGTCATTGTGGGCTCAACCGTAAAAATAGCCCAAGCCTTCCTTAAAACCCATGATGCTGCCCTAGCCGGTCGACCCAATTTATCGGCCGGTAAATACACAACTTATAACTACTCCGACATAACTTGGTCCCAATACGGCCCATATTGGCGACAAGCCCGTAGAATGTGTCTATTGGAATTGTTTAGTGCGAAACGTCTTGAGTCTTATGAGTACATAAGAAAACAAGAGTTACGTGTTCTTTTGCACGGtctttttaattcaaaaaacaaaacaattttattaaaagacCATCTTACAACTTTGAGTCTAAATGTTATAAGTCGTATGGTATTGGGGAAAAAGTACTTGGAAGAGACGGAAAATGCTATTATTTCTCCCGATGAGTTTAAGAAAATGTTGGATGAGTTGTTTTTGCTTAATGGTGTTCTTAATATTGGGGATTTTATTCCTTGGATTCATTTCTTGGACTTGCAAGGTTATGTGAAGAGAATGAAGACTTTGGGTAAAAAGTTTGATAGGTTTATGGAACATGTGTTGGAGGAACACATTGAGAGAAGAAAAAATGTCAAGGATTTTGTTGCTAAGGATATGGTTGATGTGCTCTTGCAGCTTGCTGATGATCCTGATCTTGAAGTCAAGCTTGAGAGGCATGGAGTCAAAGCTTTCACTCAGGTATAATAATATCATtgagtaattaattatttattttctatactTTTTAActtctttattaattattaatttgtgggTAGTACTACTTTGTTTGCATGTGGAATTTACTTTGTTAGTTAATGATTTCAcactcaatttaaaatttagatattaTATTGGGAACGATTGAAGGTGGGGACAGAGGTAGGCAGTGGCCCCTCTCTATATAGTAGACCCTATTTTGCTTTAGTACGCACACGTGGcacaattacacaaacacatatataatttagttattttttcagttttagtttaaacaaaaattcaaatgtgttacaaaattgaaaaagattgtgacaataatttaatattttttaaaaattaatatattgtcacaaaataaatactaaatttaaaatgtaattttatattttttgaattataccatcaaattaatatcatatacatatataattcaatatcttcacttttatatttatgaaaatcataaatatatcataattaataagattaatttactaaaaaattattttactttttatttatatatattttttaatttatatgaaataattaaagaataaagATGTTTTAACAAATGATAGGTTAACACGATATAATTTTTCCTTCATTTATAGTACATTTGgagaaaaatacacaaaatactaaaaacagatttaaaaatttaatgacGGTGGAACCTACTTAGTAATAGGATTTATTAACtactttttaaaacaaaaaaccaaCCACAATTTAGAGATTAACTTCTTAACACAATTCCAATTTTGCTTAATAGCTCTAAAAATATCGTTATCCATTCTATTGTGGAGTGCAACTTAACTCACTCTAATCTCGTCGATTTGTCACCTTTATCAATTTATggatgtaatttttattttctaatttcgCAGGTGGTGTCTAGTTTAAACTATTTGTGAGAAagaattataaacaaaatgttAAATTGCATACGCagttctttaacttaattttagttaacgttttagttatttatttttttgttttctcaatttaattatttattttaattttaagtgataatttaatatttcatcgccaacaatattaaataaagaatgaaaatatgagtttatttaaagatttaagttatgaatttgattaaatttgtattttattgaagacaataatgaattttatggattttgtttgaaaattttaatgatttttttgaatttttgtaaaaaaaaaaggacaacattgttgatattttaaaaaataaaatatcaaactgtcacttataattaaataaatgacgaactcgaaaaaaaaaataaaacactaaaacgttaaataaaattaaattaagggaccgCATATGCAATTTAGCCTAAACAAAATAACTCATActttttgaaatgaaatataatgtaattttaaaCAACTTCTCTAATAtctctaaaataattttcatttaatttgaaactttaattttcaatatcaaatttataagtCATGAAAGATAATTTAGAcaataaacacattttttaataagattGCATTGATTAATTATTGTCAACTATATCTTTTAATAAGCatagtttaattaaaaaattctaataatTGCTTCTAGATggaatattaattatatacataagTTGTTGGGCTATCTCAATCAATCCACTCAATTGACTAACATTACTAATTAAGATATATTTGATTGAATCTAAAATTTGGATCATCTCCAAGTAGTTGAGATTTATTGAATAAACTTTGATgcaatatttgatatttgatatttttattgatcAGGACCTAATAGCTGGTGGGACAGAGAGCTCAGCAGTAACAGTAGAATGGGCAATATCTGAGTTGGTGAAAAGGCCAGAGATCTTCAAAAAAGCCACAGATGAGCTTGATAAGGTAATAGGAAAAGATAGATGGGTTGAAGAGAAAGATATTGTGAATTTACCATATGTATATGCAATTGCTAAAGAAACAATGAGGCTACATCCA contains:
- the LOC101511721 gene encoding trimethyltridecatetraene synthase-like; translated protein: MAVELLALPSWVTLFTTFSILLLFSLRLRRRKYNLPPGPKPWPIIGNFNLIGPLPHQSIHGLTQKYGPMMYLRFGSKPVIVGSTVKIAQAFLKTHDAALAGRPNLSAGKYTTYNYSDITWSQYGPYWRQARRMCLLELFSAKRLESYEYIRKQELRVLLHGLFNSKNKTILLKDHLTTLSLNVISRMVLGKKYLEETENAIISPDEFKKMLDELFLLNGVLNIGDFIPWIHFLDLQGYVKRMKTLGKKFDRFMEHVLEEHIERRKNVKDFVAKDMVDVLLQLADDPDLEVKLERHGVKAFTQDLIAGGTESSAVTVEWAISELVKRPEIFKKATDELDKVIGKDRWVEEKDIVNLPYVYAIAKETMRLHPVAPMLVPRQAREDCNVDGYDIPKGSLILVNTWTIGRDSNIWENPYEFMPERFLDKDIDVKGHDFELLPFGAGRRMCPGYPLGIKVIQSSLANLLHGYNWKLPNNVKKEDLNMEEVFGLSTPKKIPLQVVVEPRLPHHLYSL